GCTCAGAGAGCCCGGCGGCTGGAACAGATCTTGGGAATGACTTCGGGGCTGGCTGTGGCCGTGTTGGGGTTTGTCTTTTTCCGGGCAGCCATGGTCTGAGGGCTGGGGGAATCCGCCCTTGTGTATAATAAGACCGTGGGATGGAGAGAAAGATGTGCAGGGTGGCGCTGGGCAGGACACAGGGGCCAAAAGGGGCAGGCTTATAGTTCCTTGTTTTTCAACCCCTGGGGCACATATTTTTTAACCACCATGGGCAGGAAAGCAAGAAGCACAAGAAGTCCTATGCCGGCAAGGCATTGGGTAGACCATTTGCCCTGGAGCAGATCAAACAGGGAACTGGACAAAAGGATGTAGGCCACGCATCCGGGCAGCATGCAGATAAATGAGGTGAAAAAATAGGTGGAAAATTTGATCCTGGTGAGCCCGAGGGCATAGCTGAGCAGATTAAAGGGGAAAAGGGGCACAAGGCGGGTAAAAGCCACTATTTTCCATCCGTGCTGTTCTGTCTGCTGTTTGAGTTTCAGAAAACACGGGTTGGTCATTTTTTTTTCCACCCAGTCCGAGGCCACATACCTGGCCACCAGAAAGGCCAGACAGGCACCGGTTGTGGCACCGGTAATGCCGTAGACAACGCCCCATACCGGGCCGAAGATCACGCCGCCGGCAATGATGAACGGCGCTCCAGGCAGAAAAAAAGCCGGAGCAAGGGTGACCAGAAGAATAAAGGCCGCCGGAGCAAGGATTCCGAATTCCCCCACAAGGCGATGGATGTTTTCCTGGGTGGCCAGTCCATCCACCCCGGCTATCCTTGCGCCCACAATGCCTGCAACAATGAACAGCAGCACAAGGAGCCTGGCCGGACTGATTCCTGACCTGGTGCAGGTATTGACCGGAAGTTCCTTTTCCAGGACGTCTTTCCGGTTGGAGCTGGTCAGCCTGGATTTGAGCCAGAGGCGTGCGAGATAGGTAAAGGGAGATACCGTGCTTTTCACCCGGTTGTTCATGGTTTGCTGCGGCTCAAAAAGAAGATCCAGCACATGGCTTGTGTTCATGGATTTTCCCAGAAATTCGCAACACCCGGCACAATAGGTAATCACCTTCCGGTTACCGGCCTCGGCTTTTCTCCTGCTCTGCCAGTTCAAGGCCAATGGGGGGGCAACCGGATACACCGTGCCTCCCTGGCCGCAGCAGATGGTTTTTTCACCGGAGTGGGGCATCTCATGGATTTCAAGGCCGGTTTTTCTAACCAACTGGCGCACGCTGGCGTGGATGTCCTGGTTGCATCGGGTGCCGCAGGGGTCATGGATGGTCACCTGGCCGGTCAACACCCTGTCATCGGGCCAGGTTTCGGCCATGAGATCATAGGCTGAGCGAACGGCCAGTTTCTGTGCATAGGTTGCAAATATGCGGTAACAGTTGGGGCAGGCCGTGATGACTCCCTGGACCCCGTGTTGCTCCAGAAATTGTTCCTGGGATGAAAAATTTGATTGGAAGAAGGCTTTGCGGCCCAGATCGTGGGAGGGTT
The Desulfoplanes formicivorans DNA segment above includes these coding regions:
- a CDS encoding VTT domain-containing protein, translated to METFAHDCAGCNLCVKNCLFLQQYGNPGDIVRQVLEGSLDKEIAFQCSLCGLCAATCPKGLNPAGIFLHMRQMVFEENQKVFAEHKQIMAYEQRGLSKRFSLYTIPKNCTQVFWPGCALAGTRAKRTLQVYAWLKTRVPNLGIVLDCCAKPSHDLGRKAFFQSNFSSQEQFLEQHGVQGVITACPNCYRIFATYAQKLAVRSAYDLMAETWPDDRVLTGQVTIHDPCGTRCNQDIHASVRQLVRKTGLEIHEMPHSGEKTICCGQGGTVYPVAPPLALNWQSRRKAEAGNRKVITYCAGCCEFLGKSMNTSHVLDLLFEPQQTMNNRVKSTVSPFTYLARLWLKSRLTSSNRKDVLEKELPVNTCTRSGISPARLLVLLFIVAGIVGARIAGVDGLATQENIHRLVGEFGILAPAAFILLVTLAPAFFLPGAPFIIAGGVIFGPVWGVVYGITGATTGACLAFLVARYVASDWVEKKMTNPCFLKLKQQTEQHGWKIVAFTRLVPLFPFNLLSYALGLTRIKFSTYFFTSFICMLPGCVAYILLSSSLFDLLQGKWSTQCLAGIGLLVLLAFLPMVVKKYVPQGLKNKEL